A DNA window from Trichosurus vulpecula isolate mTriVul1 chromosome 2, mTriVul1.pri, whole genome shotgun sequence contains the following coding sequences:
- the LOC118836308 gene encoding WAS/WASL-interacting protein family member 3-like, which produces MAKGFQCLAEYLVFDPAAGVQCIPVDKLRKDKLACMPPPPPPPPPPPSSARTRAIPHCEGLTQESRALAARLAIGGDIGQSLSRKQKPAVTLLVGSWVLRALANSRDLGGGPRYHLRDCARSYAHPCDLGRLHASAPNKAGLRKGPLLRVWGPPRQVLGVEFTNSFRSALRRAGSPGLSAQLVLFPSSQGPLNRASDLHLPVHRRLPAPPPPAPRPDSLRVSAPAALRLTAPLPRLAPWAAGRESAEAGEPDVPAKVDEEKDFPRRLVNSRVRVRVEERKEGFGDCSASPSGRGDRFPSAAPRGSSFPVCPRASSPQSKAGEAGKEAGRGRRLRPLPRSRSPPSLLFSCTLGSRVICIVQAPLPDGSPSRPLPHSCPRPPTSPPWTLLRRYGRFRLGRLAPPDGVATVTGWNVEEIEVPTRFPGGQ; this is translated from the exons CGGGAGTGCAGTGCATCCCAGTGGACAAACTGCGGAAGGACAAGTTGGCTTGCATGCCTCCGcctccgcccccgcccccgcccccgccctccTCAGCCAGG ACCCGAGCCATCCCCCACTGCGAGGGTCTAACACAGGAGAGCAGGGCACTGGCGGCTAGGCTAGCCATTGGGGGGGATATAGGACAAAGTTTGTCTCGGAAGCAGAAGCCAGCCGTGACTCTACTGGTAGGCAGCTGGGTCCTCCGCGCCCTGGCTAACTCCAGAGATCTCGGCGGAGGTCCCCGCTATCACCTACGCGACTGTGCACGAAG CTATGcgcacccatgtgacctagggcGGCTCCATGCCTCTGCCCCAAATAAGGCTGGGCTACGCAAGGGACCCCTGCTTAGGGTCTGGGGGCCGCCTAGGCAAGTGCTTGGTGTTGAATTTACTAACTCCTTCCGGAGTGCGCTCCGCAGAGCTGGGAGCCCTGGCCTCTCAGCCCAGCTCGTTCTATTCCCCAGCTCCCAGGGGCCGCTG AACCGAGCCTCAGACCTTCATCTCCCCGTCCATCGgcgcctccccgcccccccacccccagcaccccGACCCGACTCGCTGCGAGTGTCCGCGCCCGCCGCGCTCCGTCTGACGGCTCCGCTCCCTCGGCTAGCTCCCTGGGCAGCCGGGAG GGAGTCTGCTGAGGCTGGGGAGCCTGATGTGCCTGCAAAAGTGGACGAGGAGAAGGACTTTCCTCGCCGACTAGTGAACAGTCGAGTTCGAGTCCgagtggaagagaggaaagaggggttCGGAGACTGCAGCGCCAGCCCGTCGGGGAGAGGAGACAGGTTTCCCAGCGCCGCTCCAAGGGGCTCAAGTTTCCCGGTCTGTCCGAGGGCGAGCTCTCCACAGTCTAAGGCTGGGGAGGCTGGGAAGGAGGCGGGGAGAGGGAG GAGGCTGAGACCCCTGCCCCGCTCTAGGTCCCCACCCTCTCTTCTGTTCTCCTGTACCCTGGGGAGCAGGGTTATTTGCATCGTCCAAGCTCCCCTGCCAGACGGGTCCCCCTCCCGCCCCCTTCCTCATTCCTGTCCTCGTCCCCCCACGTCCCCACCTTGGACACTGCTTCGGAGATATGGAAGATTCCGATTGGGCCGTCTGGCTCCGCCGGATGGTGTTGCCACGGTAACCGGATGGAACGTGGAGGAGATCGAGGTTCCGACCCGGTTCCCGGGTGGGCAGTAG